Proteins encoded in a region of the Solanum dulcamara chromosome 9, daSolDulc1.2, whole genome shotgun sequence genome:
- the LOC129903717 gene encoding uncharacterized protein LOC129903717 codes for MAAMEPDPPPDLQKFPSKDGVVDIDETNPTQKESETSNLQHIRNSSDFTVAIERNEAATVQGNSGESPANRTAIWTSYGDIRDGAPPGFCNPPRGAPHTKSPTPLDDGGAGNTLSNSDVGVPATFELPDQCHLVEELNTSTIIQKSPPSSKSNLSNINSNNSGGEAISGSGGAAASDGENSKLSVGFVDDHTRNTINQKAPSSTTPNTLNLEIRVAPPPAGGGAAAEPQTQNWQCQTAQHNEGSPPMQKAPSGMPHFNSNLTFRVSNLSSTDTSGSAGSPATGKNIFELNFNPQHQTNPQEQIFSKKDPSNNSNVDSSLDPKEKTTGTIFPVNAQNKSQSKSNPHTLRNEINQTTQFLGTSNSNSKIPTCVTRGENSLIVPEAVLVDRITTLGNPSTSTNPKHTNHPPVSDFPPISSNFQKFDPKNSKNPIVSFTPSALPPKTKSPNNQPTTTNHPPPPIAKQSMATRLRAKQAEHTTRIDLTPPKRVTKQGCPAIMFKREDYMVKMAESCKYTLIGKFYSPMPKMEVIRKKFISQTELRGKVKITHFNSRHIYIDLDNEHDRTTVLDSKRMYIDGVFMRFQVWTPTFDPNYETPILPVWVILPELPWHCFHKEFVTLLLADVGQVLHLDMAFMQKTRGSVAKAKVQMDITKPRIQSVWIGFDENDDPNGEGRWQDIEYEDVPLYCTYCKHQGHTPLACPVSRRDTECNKAKDKEEEPKKDASPKITGMISTPIVLTNAISFRQQVPLEETTTTNQEGSRKAQEDSTNQNRNQISNNQWETQKRRNFKGKTQTVQNTQTIQGNTQQHEHQPGIDSMLPIPHGSPSSFNVLNVLTAAAEVVNGGEDGGIQEKPTNLQEGVSRGGVVSHVLHENLMVDPRNDFRAPATTSHIQHSSSQHVNKRDSVDAQKMASKLPPAVTIGCETTVDFGRLSSPSLRTEQQQFRSVDVGANQSQKMTQQVAQNLQVLGGSATVGLREAIHVLDATSAATMEENRVHNRAIQMQKQRPADAPIPTKKMTNTATPYQPQNSQENRVHNKATQMQGSRPAAAGLEQNLHGFGPISASTLKEKSVQVVAPKLISIQHNSQGVDHTENVENDQHYGCSFSITSSDQTSSLSSHQVQHSNSKQKDNATISGIEFSASPSPYNQQATSKTLRKKRTRKKKQEKKQEAATPTPPTTADTGGKDNNGEVFSNSCSQYVLLDQSTPIRSPDFSCEDPLNLTPLNIQPAPFTQPENATNILCTNNDAQTSTPDSDDEYGVIHSEDEYDQDFQGEVELENEEETDEQSNSIAAPSKTTTKVTNDEMNQLANKQGLSPRGMVRMRGTTGHDDIPCPGRPRGQPRGISTGATPAPDLDIVPEHVEEYQDTPIPPQPEGPPPVS; via the exons ATGGCTGCTATGGAGCCGGATCCACCTCCGGACCTCCAAAAATTTCCTTCAAAAGATGGAGTGGTAGATATCGACGAGACGAATCCAACGCAAAAGGAATC AGAAACATCTAATCTACAACATATCAGAAATTCAAGTGATTTCACCGTGGCAATTGAGAGAAACGAAGCTGCGACTGTTCAGGGAAATTCTGGCGAATCGCCAGCCAATCGGACTGCGATTTGGACGTCTTACGGCGACATTCGAGATGGCGCACCACCTGGGTTTTGTAACCCACCTCGAGGCGCCCCTCATACTAAAAGCCCAACTCCATTGGACGACGGTGGCGCCGGCAATACACTGTCGAATTCCGACGTCGGAgttccggcgacattcgagCTTCCAGACCAATGCCATCTTGTAGAGGAGCTCAATACGAGTACAATCATACAAAAATCGCCACCATCCTCTAAGTCAAACTTGTCGAATATCAATTCGAATAATTCCGGCGGTGAGGCGATTTCGGGCAGTGGCGGCGCCGCCGCAAGTGATGGTGAAAACTCGAAATTGTCAGTGGGTTTTGTGGATGATCATACAAGGAACACCATTAACCAAAAAGCCCCATCATCCACAACTCCTAACACTTTGAATTTGGAAATTAGGGTTGCACCACCACCTGCCGGAGGCGGCGCAGCGGCGGAGCCCCAAACTCAAAATTGGCAATGCCAAACTGCTCAACACAATGAGGGGAGTCCACCAATGCAAAAAGCCCCATCAGGTATGCCTCATTTCAATTCGAATTTGACTTTTAGGGTTTCCAATTTGTCTAGTACTGACACCAGTGGTAGCGCCGGATCTCCGGCGAccggaaaaaatatttttgaattgaattttaatccCCAGCATCAAACTAACCCACAAGaacaaatattttccaaaaaagatCCCTCCAACAATTCAAACGTCGATTCTAGTCTTGATCCTAAAGAAAAAACCACCGGAACCATCTTTCCGGTGAACGCCCAAAATAAGTCTCAAAGTAAAAGTAACCCTCATACTCTTAGGAACGAAATAAACCAAACAACACAATTTTTAGGCACCTCCAACTCAAATTCTAAAATTCCAACTTGTGTCACTAGGGGCGAAAACAGTCTTATCGTGCCCGAAGCTGTTTTGGTTGATCGTATCACCACCTTGGGCAATCCTAGCACCTCCACTAATCCTAAACATACCAACCACCCTCCCGTTTCAGACTTTCCCCCCATCTCATCCAATTTccaaaaatttgacccaaaaaactctaaaaatccGATAGTGTCCTTTACCCCCAGTGCGCTACCTCCTAAGACTAAGTCCCCTAACAACCAACCCACCACCACAAATCATCCTCCACCCCCTATAGCAAAGCAATCCATGGCCACAAGACTAAGAGCTAAACAAGCCGAGCATACAACCAGAATTGACCTAACACCTCCAAAAAGGGTGACAAAACAAGGTTGTCCAGCTATCATGTTTAAGAGAGAAGACTACATGGTTAAGATGGCTGAATCATGTAAGTATACTCTCATAGGCAAGTTCTACAGTCCAATGCCCAAGATGGAGGTAATTCGAAAGAAGTTCATTAGTCAAACTGAACTTCGAGGCAAGGTCAAGATTACCCATTTTAattctagacatatatatattgaccttGATAATGAACACGATAGAACTACTGTACTAGATAGCAAGCGAATGTATATTGATGgtgtctttatgagatttcaagtttggaccCCTACTTTCGATCCAAACTATGAAACCCCCATTCTCCCTGTGTGGGTCATACTCCCGGAGCTCCCATGGCATTGtttccataaagaatttgttacgcTCCTGCTTGCGGACGTGGGACAAGTGTTGCACTTGGACATGGCCTTCATGCAAAAGACGAGGGGGAGCGTGGCAAAAGCaaaagtccaaatggacatcaccaagcctagaatccaaagtgtatggattggattcgatgaaaatgatgatccaaatGGAGAAGGAAGATGGCAGGACATCGAATATGAAGATGTCCCCCTTTACTGTACTTACTGCAAACACCAAGGTCATACTCCTCTTGCTTGCCCCGTCAGCAGAAGAGATACAGAATGCAACAAGGCCAAAGACAAGGAAGaagagccaaagaaagatgcgtCGCCAAAAatcacaggtatgatctctactcctattgtctTAACTAATGCTATAAGTTTCAGGCAACAGGTACCACTAGAAGAAACTACCACCACAAATCAGGAAGGAAGTCGCAAAGCACAAGAGGACTCAACCAACCAAAACAGGAATCAAATCTCAAACAACCAATGGGAAACCCAAAAACGAAGAAACTTCAAAGGTAAGACTCAAACTGTGCAAAACACCCAAACGATACAAGGCAACACTCAACAG CACGAGCATcaaccaggtattgactcaatgctcccaatcccccatggctcccccagtAGTTTTAATGTATTGAATGTTTTAACTGCTGCTGCTGAAGTAGTTAACGGAGGTGAGGATGGTGGGATTCAGGAGAAGCCAACTAACCTGCAGGAAGGGGTATCCAGAGGGGGGGTtgtgtctcatgttttgcatgagaaccttatggttgaccctaggaatgactttagagctcctgctaccacTTCACATATTCAGCATTCTTCTTCCCAGCATGTTAATAAAAGAGATTCAGTTGATGCTCAAAAAATGGCCTCCAAACTGCCCCCTGCTGTGACCATTGGATGTGAGACCACAGTTGATTTTGGAAGGCTTTCAAGTCCTTCTTTGAGAACTGAGCAGCAGCAGTTCAGGAGTGTAGATGTAGGGGCAAACCAGAGCCAAAAAATGACTCAACAGGTTGCTCAGAACCTGCAAGTCTTGGGAGGTTCTGCAACTGTTGGCTTGAGGGAAGCTATACATGTCCTGGATGCTACTTCAgctgctactatggaagaaaataGGGTGCACAATAGGGCCATTCAGATGCAGAAACAAAGACCTGCAGATGCTCCTATTCCCACCAAGAAAATGACCAATACTGCAACCCCCTATCAGCCTCAAAACTCCCAGGAAAATAGGGTGCACAATAAGGCTACCCAGATGCAGGGATCAAGACCTGCAGCTGCAGGTTTGGAGCAAAATTTGCATGGTTTTGGCCCTATTTCAGCTTCTACTCTGAAGGAAAAGAGTGTGCAAGTTGTGGCCCCTAAACTAATATCAATTCAGCACAACAGTCAAGGTGTAGATCACACTGAAAATGTTGAAAATGACCAACATTATGGTTGCAGTTTCAGCATTACTTCAAGTGATCAAACCTCTAGTCTTAGTTCCCACCAAGTGCAACATTCTAACTCCAAACAAAAAGACAATGCAACCATTAGTGGTATAGAATTCTCAGCTAGTCCTAGTCCCTATAACCAGCAAGCTACCTCTAAAACACTACGGAAaaagagaactagaaagaagaaacaagaaaagaagcAAGAAGCTGCAACCCCTACCCCTCCAACCACTGCTGATACAGGTGGAAAAGATAACAATGGTGAGGTGTTTTCAAACTCTTGCTCACAATATGTACTCTTAGATCAAAGCACACCAATAAGGAGCCCTGATTTTAGTTGTGAAGACCCTCTTAATCTTACCCCTTTGAATATTCAGCCAGCTCCTTTTACGCAACCTGAAAATGCCACCAACATCCTTTGCACTAACAATGATGCTCAAACTTCAACTCCTGATAGTGATGATGAATATGGGGTTATTCATTCGGAGGATGAATATGACCAAGACTTTCAAGGTGAGGTTGAACTTGAGAATGAAGAAGAGACTGATGAACAGTCCAATAGTATAGCTGCACCATCCAAGACCACTACTAAGGTCACGAATGATGAGATGAACCAGCTAGCTAATAAGCAAGGCCTATCACCTAGAG GGATGGTTCGTATGCGAGGTACCACTGGTCATGATGACATACCATGTCCTGGCAGGCCTAGAGGCCAGCCCCGTGGCATAAGTACAGGAGCAACACCAGCTCCCGATTTAGATATAGTGCCTGAGCATGTAGAGGAGTACCAGGACACCCCTATTCCTCCTCAGCCAGAGGGGCCACCACCAGTATCATAG